In a single window of the Mauremys reevesii isolate NIE-2019 linkage group 3, ASM1616193v1, whole genome shotgun sequence genome:
- the CRNKL1 gene encoding crooked neck-like protein 1 — MASTAAGKQRIPKVAKVKNKAPAEVQITAEQLLREAKERELELLPPPPQQKITDEEELNDYKLRKRKTFEDNIRKNRTVISNWIKYAQWEESLKEIQRARSIYERALDVDYRNVTLWLKYAEMEMKNRQVNHARNIWDRAITTLPRVNQFWYKYTYMEEMLGNVAGARQVFERWMEWQPEEQAWHSYINFELRYKEVERARTIYERFVIVHPDVKNWIKYARFEEKHSYFAHARKVYERAVEFFGEEHMNEHLFVAFAKFEENQKEFERVRVIYKYALDRIPKQEAQELFKNYTVFEKKFGDRRGIEDIIVSKRRFQYEEEVKANPHNYDAWFDYLRLVESDADPDTVREVYERAIANVPPIQEKRHWKRYIYLWINYALYEELEAKDPERTRQVYQACVELIPHKKFTFAKMWLLYAQFEIRQKNLPFARRALGTSIGKCPKNKLFKGYIELELQLREFDRCRKLYEKFLEFTPENCTSWIKFAELETILGDTDRARAIYELAIGQPRLDMPEVLWKSYIDFEIEQEEYEKTRNLYRRLLQRTQHVKVWISFAQFELSAGKEESLLRCRQVYEEANKTMRNCEEKEERLMLLESWRNFEEEFGTDCNKERVDKLMPDKVKKRRKLKAEDGSDAGWEEYYDYIFPEDAANQPNLKLLAMAKLWKKQQQENEAEEMDPDKDIDESES, encoded by the exons ATGGCGTCTACGGCGGCTGGGAAGCAGCGAATCCCCAAAGTGGCGAAG GTGAAAAACAAAGCGCCAGCAGAAGTACAGATCACAGCAGAACAGCTGTTAAGAGAAGCAAAGGAAAGAGAACTTGAACTTCTTCCACCACCTCCGCAACAAAAGATCACAGATGAAGAAGAGCTAAATGACTACAAGCTTCGAAAACGGAAG ACCTTTGAAGATAATATAAGAAAAAACAGGACTGTTATCAGTAACTGGATAAAGTACGCACAATGGGAGGAAAGCCTAAAAGAAATACAAAG AGCTCGTTCCATCTACGAGCGTGCTTTAGACGTGGACTACAGAAATGTCACCCTCTGGCTGAAGTATGCAGAAATGGAAATGAAGAACCGCCAGGTTAACCATGCCCGCAATATCTGGGATCGAGCCATCACTACCCTCCCCAGGGTCAACCAGTTCTG GTACAAGTATACTTACATGGAAGAGATGTTGGGGAACGTTGCTGGAGCACGTCAGGTGTTTGAACGCTGGATGGAGTGGCAACCGGAGGAACAAGCTTGGCATTCCTACATTAATTTTGAACTGAGATACAAGGAGGTGGAGAGGGCACGCACTATTTATGAGAGAT TTGTCATTGTGCATCCTGATGTTAAGAATTGGATCAAGTACGCCCGCTTTGAAGAGAAACACAGTTACTTTGCCCATGCAAGAAAAGTATATGAGAGAGCAGTAGAGTTCTTTGGAGAAGAACATATGAATGAGCATTTGTTTGTGGCCTTTGCAAAATTTGAGGAGAACCAGAAAGAA TTTGAGAGGGTGAGAGTGATCTACAAATATGCCCTGGATAGAATTCCAAAACAGGAGGCCCAAGAACTCTTCAAAAATTACACTGTCTTTGAAAAGAAGTTTGGAGACAGAAGAGGCATTGAAGACATTATTGTCAGCAAAAGGAGATTCCAGTACGAAGAGGAAGTGAAG GCTAATCCCCACAATTACGATGCATGGTTTGATTACTTGCGGTTGGTTGAAAGTGATGCAGATCCTGATACCGTACGTGAAGTTTATGAAAGAGCCATTGCCAACGTTCCACCAATTCAAGAGAAGAGACATTGGAAGAGATACATATATCTCTGGATCAACTATGCATTGTATGAAGAACTGGAGGCAAAG GATCCAGAACGAACCAGACAGGTATATCAAGCATGTGTGGAACTGATTCCCCACAAAAAG tttaCATTTGCCAAAATGTGGCTGTTGTATGCTCAGTTtgaaataagacagaaaaatctTCCATTTGCCAGAAGAGCTTTG GGAACGTCCATAGGAAAATGCCCAAAGAACAAACTATTTAAAGGCTACATTGAACTGGAGCTACAACTGCGGGAGTTCGATCGCTGCCGGAAACTGTATGAAAAATTCCTGGAGTTTACACCTGAAAACTGCACGTCATGGATTAAATTTGCTGAGTTAGAAACCATTCTTGGTGATACTGACAGAGCCCGGGCAATATACGAATTGGCTATTGGTCAACCTCGGTTAGACATGCCAGAG GTTCTTTGGAAATCCTACATTGACTTTGAAATTGAGCAAGAAGAGTATGAGAAAACAAGAAACCTTTACCGCAGATTGCTTCAGCGGACACAGCATGTCAAG GTATGGATCAGTTTTGCTCAGTTTGAACTTTCTGCGGGAAAAGAGGAGAGCTTGCTAAGATGCAGACAGGTATACGAAGAGGCTAATAAAACAATGCGAAACTGcgaagagaaggaggagagacTCATGCTTCTGGAATCCTGGAGAAACTTTGAAGAGGAGTTTGGAACAGATTGCAATAAAGAGAGAGTAGATAAACTTATGCCAGATAAAGTcaagaagagaagaaaattaaaGGCTGAAGATGGG TCCGACGCTGGCTGGGAGGAATATTATGATTATATCTTTCCAGAAGATGCTGCCAACCAGCCCAACCTCAAATTGCTTGCTATGGCTAAACTTTGGAAGAAACAGCAACAAGAAAATGAGGCTGAAGAGATGGATCCAGACAAGGACATTGATGAGAGCGAATCCTAA